In the genome of Oceanococcus sp. HetDA_MAG_MS8, the window TTCGGAAAGCAGCGGTGGTGACGACGCTCAAACAGATCCAACCACCACGCCAACGCCTATTAGCTCACCGACCAGCGCGCCGACTGCAGCGCCCACCAGCACCCCAGCGCCGACGGCCACCCCCACTGCTGCCCCAACGGCCACACCCGCGCCTACGGTGGTGGTAACAACCACCCCCACTGCGACACCATCGCCTACGGCTGCGCCGACCAGCACCCCAGCGCCAACGGCTGCACCAACACCATCGGCATCGCCAACGCCAGCTCCAACCGCTGCGCCAACACCATCGGCATCACCCACACCAACCGCCACGGCCACTCCTACACCAACGGCCAGTCCGACACCAACCGCTACGCCAACACCCTCACCCAGCGCTTCACCCACGCCGAGTACATCACCCAGCCCCAGCCCGACTCCGGGCGTAGGAGCATCCGCAGCGGATTGTTACCCATCAAATCTGCTGATTACTGGCGCACGCAGCGTACTGACCTATCGCACCACGGCCCAGGATGGCTCCACCGCCGATTTCACAATCGACCAGACTACGGACGGCCCCATCAACTACAACGGGGAAGCGGCGCGCCAATTCTCCGCAACCACAGTGACCACCGCCAATGGCGAAACCGTGCAGTCGGACACCACCAGCATCAGCTCGGAAGATGGAAGCGTGCCTTCTGTGAATGCGCGTGAGTCCACCGTAGAAACGGTGAGCTCGGGGTTTACCACAACCGTGACCAATGTCATCGATCCCGGCAATTTACAGCGCTTCGATCTCAGTCCCGGTGAGTCTTACCAGCAAACCTATGTGACAGACACCACCACGAATACCTCCGGAAGTGGTGTGAACCTCACCCAAAGCAGCGAAACAACCACCCAAGAAACGGTGACCTACGTGGGCCGGGAAACCATTAGCGTGCCCGCCGGCACCTACGAAACGTGCTACTTCCGCACCGAGTCGACGTCCACAACCACAGCCGGTGGCGCCTCGACCACGCTCAACTTTGTTGACGAGCAATACTTCGATATCTCAAGCCATGTTCTCGTGCGCGAAGTGAGCACTAGTGACGGAGAAACCGATACCACGGAGCTGCAGGACGGGACAGTTAATGGAGTAGCCGTGCGCTAATCCGTGCGCTCGTGGATATGAAGAAGCCGCCAAAAACTGGCGGCTTTTTTCTTGCCCCGCATTTGAGAGCAGCCCACTCTGCAATGCCTTTACTAAATTGAATGGAGCACGAGGCAGCCTTAGGCTTCTGCCCATTGAAGTACTTTCCGAAGCACCGCGCAGGTCTTTTGAATATCTGACTCGGTTAAGGTTGGGTGCACCAGAAACATCAAGCTTGTTTCGCCCAGCTCTCTTGCCACCGGTAGGCGACTCTTTGGGCGCCAATTCGTGTTTTCAAAAGCTTTCTCTAAATATACCTCAGAGCAGCCACCCTGAAAGCAGGGCACTCCCTCCGCACAAACCTCAGCAACAATTCGGTCACGCGACCAACCCTGGGCAAGGTTATGGGGTTGTACATACGCGTAGAGCTTGTACTGGGCGTGCACACACCCACTACCGTCCGCTTCAATTACACACTCGCCCGCACGATTACAGCCGTCGCAGGCTCGCTGGCCCGGCGCACGTATAACGCCGCCTTGGCCATCAAACTCCTGCAGTACATCCATAATCGCCATTGCATTCACCTGGCGCTTGCGCGTCCATTCCCGCATGCGCTTGAGCTGAATCCGGCCAATGGCTGATTGCATCTCGGTCATACGCCAGTTCGTGCCAAAGGATTCATGCAGCCAGCGAAAACCCGGAGGATGCTGGCGCTCGTAAACTGCCGACCAGCTCTTTCCATGGTCTTTATAGCTCCACATGCGCGACCACAACTCAGCGTCGCTGGTGGTAACCATGCCCCCCTCTCCTCCGGTGGTCATGATCTTGTCCTGGCAGAAACTCCAGGCCCCAACGTGACCAATGCTGCCCACACTACGGCCTTTGTACCGTGCACCATGGGCCTGCGCGCAATCTTCGATGACAAAAAAACTGTGTTCTTCGGCCAACGCCATGATTGGGTCCATATCGCAGGGCCAACCCGCCAGATGAACACAGATCACCGCTTTGGTTTTCGGCGTCATCACTGCTGCGATAGTTTGCGCAGTAAGGTTGCCGCTGTCGCGATCGACATCGGCGAATACTGGCGTCGCCCCAGCAGTCACCACGCAGGATACGGAGGCCAAAAACGTACGCGGGGTCACAATCACCTCATCACCCGGACCAATGTCCAGGCCCTTGAGGGCGAGGTCTAGCGCAACCGTGCCGTTAGCGAGCGCGACGGCATACCGTGCACCAACCCAGGCGGCGAACTCCTTTTCAAAGTCGCGGCCCTCGGTGCCGGTCCAGTAATTCACGCGGTTAGAGAGCAACACCCGCTCTACGGCTGCCGCCTCTTCCTGAGTGAAACAAGGCCATGGAGCCACTTGCGAGTTCAACATGAGTTGATATGCATCACAGCAATCCCGCGCTCACGCCCAAGGCATTGGCAGCTTCAACCAGCCCTTTGTCGAGCGCG includes:
- a CDS encoding DegT/DnrJ/EryC1/StrS aminotransferase family protein, with amino-acid sequence MLNSQVAPWPCFTQEEAAAVERVLLSNRVNYWTGTEGRDFEKEFAAWVGARYAVALANGTVALDLALKGLDIGPGDEVIVTPRTFLASVSCVVTAGATPVFADVDRDSGNLTAQTIAAVMTPKTKAVICVHLAGWPCDMDPIMALAEEHSFFVIEDCAQAHGARYKGRSVGSIGHVGAWSFCQDKIMTTGGEGGMVTTSDAELWSRMWSYKDHGKSWSAVYERQHPPGFRWLHESFGTNWRMTEMQSAIGRIQLKRMREWTRKRQVNAMAIMDVLQEFDGQGGVIRAPGQRACDGCNRAGECVIEADGSGCVHAQYKLYAYVQPHNLAQGWSRDRIVAEVCAEGVPCFQGGCSEVYLEKAFENTNWRPKSRLPVARELGETSLMFLVHPTLTESDIQKTCAVLRKVLQWAEA